The Leptodactylus fuscus isolate aLepFus1 chromosome 3, aLepFus1.hap2, whole genome shotgun sequence genome has a segment encoding these proteins:
- the LOC142196970 gene encoding vomeronasal type-2 receptor 26-like — MSNQTGQARLLNESYSNISDVDSYLRMESWIVKGIRNTPKSVCTPSCLHGYRKIPLEGQQRCCYYCVPCSEGEISNETDMKSCLKCSEYQWTNERRDTCIPRTIDFLSYEDSLGLSLIVIAVVFCLLTAVILGIFIKYKDTAIVKANNQNLSFILLLSLILSFLCPFLFIGHPNRMSCLLRQVAFGNIFTIAVSSILVKTITVVLAFKATKPNTSMKRWLGRHFSACLLIIFSSIEVFICVIWLSLSPPFPYQDTEVEIGKIILQCDEGSVIGFYISLGYMGFLAVLSFVVAFLARKLPDTFNEAQYITFSMLVFCSVWIAFIMAYLSTKGKYMVAVVVFTIEVSSAGLLGCIFFPKCYIILLRPELNVKGNLIVQIKHNII; from the exons ATGAGTAACCAGACCGGTCAAGCTAGATTACTCAATGAATCCTATTCAAATATTTCCGATGTTGATTCGTACTTGAGAATGGAGAGCTGGATAGTGAAAGGGATAAGGAAT ACTCCAAAATCTGTCTGTACTCCAAGCTGTCTACATGGATATAGGAAAATTCCATTGGAAGGTCAACAGAGATGCTGCTACTACTGTGTGCCCTGTTCAGAGGGTGAAATCTCCAATGAGACAG ATATGAAAAGTTGTCTGAAGTGTTCTGAGTATCAATGGACGAATGAGAGAAGAGACACCTGTATCCCAAGAACAATCGACTTCCTATCTTATGAGGATTCCCTGGGATTATCTCTAATTGTTATTGCTGTGGTCTTCTGTCTTCTGACTGCTGTTATATTGGGGATATTCATCAAATACAAGGACACCGCCATTGTAAAGGCCAATAACCAGAACCTCAGCTTTATACTTCTTCTCTCACTCATTTTATCCTTTCTCTGTCCTTTCCTATTTATTGGGCATCCAAACAGAATGTCCTGTCTCCTCCGACAAGTGGCTTTTGGGAACATTTTCACAATTGCTGTCTCTTCAATCTTGGTCAAAACAATCACCGTGGTCTTGGCCTTCAAAGCCACAAAACCCAACACATCAATGAAGAGATGGCTCGGGAGACATTTCTCTGCATGTCTTCTAATCATCTTCTCATCCATTGAGGTTTTCATCTGTGTCATCTGGTTGTCTTTATCTCCACCATTCCCATATCAAGATACAGAGGTAGAAATAGGGAAGATAATCCTACAATGTGATGAGGGGTCTGTCATTGGTTTCTACATTTCTTTAGGTTATATGGGATTTCTGGCTGTCTTGAGCTTTGTTGTAGCATTTTTAGCCAGGAAACTTCCAGACACCTTCAATGAGGctcagtacatcaccttcagcatgctggtcttctgcagtgtgtggattgcCTTCATTATGGCCTATCTCAGCACCAaggggaaatacatggtggctgTGGTGGTCTTCACCATTGAGGTTTCTAGTGCGGGACTTCTGGGCTGTATCTTCTTTCCTAAATGTTACATCATCCTACTGAGACCAGAACTGAATGTAAAAGGAAACTTAATAGTTCAAATAAAACATAACATAATATAA